The segment GCACCGAATAGCGCTTCCAACCCGGCTGAAAGACCAGCACGCCCTGCTTATGCAGTAAGTAGCCCAGCAGGCCCGCGTTTAAGAAAGCAGAAAGCGCTGTGGCTAATGCCAATCCGGCATGAGCCAGCGGCCAAATCAGCAGTAAGTTAAACACCATATTAGCGACCATGGCGATAATGCCTACCTTCACCGGTGTTTTGGTGTCCTGACGGGCAAAAAAGCCCGGTGCTAATACCTTGATCAGCATAAAGGCCACCAAGCCAAAGGCGTAAGCACGTAGGCTCATCGCCGCCATCTGAATATCGTTGTCAGTCATCGCACCGTAATGGAACAGCGTGATCAACAGCGGCTCGGCCAGCACTGCCAGCGCCAACGCCGCAGGTAAGCCTAACAGCAATACAATGCGGATAGCCCAATCAAGCATCGCCGCAAAGTGCTCCTTGGACTGATCAGCATGGCGTTTAGACAGCGCCGGTAAAATCACCGTCCCAATGGCCACCCCAAACACACCCAGCGGCAGTTCCACCAAACGGTCCGAGTAATAGAGCCACGACACGCTCCCCGCCGCCAGCAATGACGCCAAAACGGTATCCAACAGCAGGTTAATTTGCGATACCGACACCCCAAACAGCGCAGGCCCCATGAGTTTCAGTATGCGTCGAACGCCCTCGTGGGCAAAATTAGGCCAGGGGGTAGGCATCAGCCCCAACCGCAGCAAGAACGGCACCTGAAAAACCAACTGTGCCGCCCCGGCGATTAGCACTCCCCAGGCCAGCGCCATGGCGGGCTCTTCCATAAGCGGCATTAAAAATAGCGCCGCCCCGATCAGCGAAAGGTTAAGGAGCACCGGGGTAAATGCAGGTACCGCAAAGCGGTCCCAGGTATTCAGTACGCTACCGGAAAACGCGGTGAGCGAGATCAGCAATAAATAGGGGAACGTTAAGCGCAGCATATCCGCGGTCAGCGAGAGCTTTTCCGGATCACTGCCAAAACCGGGGGCAAACACCCAAATCAACCACGGCGCGCAGAGCATGGCCACGGCGGTAATCAGCGCCAACACCGCCGTTAAGCTACCGGCAGTGGCATTCAGCAGCGCGCGTATCTCCTCCCGGCTACGCTGGGTAGAGTACTCTGAAAGCACCGGCACAAAGGCTTGATTGAAAGCCCCTTCAGCAAACAGACGGCGCAGAAAATTAGGGATCTTAAAGGCCACGAAAAACGCATCGGCGCCATCCCCTGCCCCCAACAAGGTAGCGATAACCACATCGCGCGCCAGCCCCATTACCCTCGACAGCATCGTCATGGCACTGACCACAAGACCCGAGCGCATTAGCCCGCGGCGGACGAATGCGGTGTTTAGAGAAGTGTTGGGTGCTTTCTTCGCCGTCATAAGTTATCCAGAAAACCGTCTAGAAAAACTATCCAGAAAAACTATCCAGAAAAAAGCATCTAGAAAAATCATCCAGACACAAAAAAACCGGCCGCAGCCGGTTTTTTATGGCGCCTGCCGGCTTACGCCGCCAGTGCTTTAATACGCTTGTTCAAACGGCTCTTCAGGCGAGCTGCTTTCTTCTTAGACAGCACGTCTTTGTCTGCAATACGGTCAACGACCGGCTGCATTGCCTTGAACTCTTCCATTGCCTTGGCGTGGTCGCCGGTGCTGATCGCTTTCACTACACGCTTGATGTAGGTGCGGACCATGCTACGCTGGCTGGATTTCAGGACGCGACGGTTCTCGGCCTGGCGGGCGCGCTTGCGAGCTTGCTTGCTGTTCGCCACAGGGTATCTCCTTGGAGAATAAAGGTTGCCGATAAAACGGCAACGAAATTAAATATGTGTTCGTCGGCTGCGCTGTCACAGCGCGACGCTTCCGCAACATGACACTTCTATAACCACTGGCCTATAACAACCAGTTGATTTGGCAGGTAATTCCCCTACCAAAACATGTAACGGACAGTTGAATTAAGCTGCCCGCCCACGGGTCTTGTCTGAGAGGATGGCGTAGTCTATCACGCGCTAGGCGTGCTTGCTAGCAGTTGTGGACAGTCTGTTAATGAGATCTGTGGCAAGGTTTCTTGCTCTCGAAGCCGGTGCCATTTGCAGTATTGAAGCACTTACCACAAAATCTCACACCATCCATCAAAAATGGGCATAACACCCAGTATGGCCACTGTGATTTGCCTTATTTCCATAAAACAATAACAGGCTATCTTTGCGAAGCAGCCAACCTCTGGAGAGGAAACATTTCAGTGTCACTGCGA is part of the Halomonas alkaliantarctica genome and harbors:
- the murJ gene encoding murein biosynthesis integral membrane protein MurJ, with protein sequence MTAKKAPNTSLNTAFVRRGLMRSGLVVSAMTMLSRVMGLARDVVIATLLGAGDGADAFFVAFKIPNFLRRLFAEGAFNQAFVPVLSEYSTQRSREEIRALLNATAGSLTAVLALITAVAMLCAPWLIWVFAPGFGSDPEKLSLTADMLRLTFPYLLLISLTAFSGSVLNTWDRFAVPAFTPVLLNLSLIGAALFLMPLMEEPAMALAWGVLIAGAAQLVFQVPFLLRLGLMPTPWPNFAHEGVRRILKLMGPALFGVSVSQINLLLDTVLASLLAAGSVSWLYYSDRLVELPLGVFGVAIGTVILPALSKRHADQSKEHFAAMLDWAIRIVLLLGLPAALALAVLAEPLLITLFHYGAMTDNDIQMAAMSLRAYAFGLVAFMLIKVLAPGFFARQDTKTPVKVGIIAMVANMVFNLLLIWPLAHAGLALATALSAFLNAGLLGYLLHKQGVLVFQPGWKRYSVQLLGGSGLMCAALYFMAPDWQAWLTFGLWQRISWVTGLVVLGGSLYFAWLAALGLRVRHFKMHS
- the rpsT gene encoding 30S ribosomal protein S20, with the translated sequence MANSKQARKRARQAENRRVLKSSQRSMVRTYIKRVVKAISTGDHAKAMEEFKAMQPVVDRIADKDVLSKKKAARLKSRLNKRIKALAA